The Flammeovirga yaeyamensis genome segment TTATCTCGTTATGTAGGCGACTTTGAAAAAGCGATGGAAAAAGTATTCCTTCGATTGGAAAATCAAAATTGTATTTTATTTATCGATGAAGCAGACTCCATCTTCACAAAAAGAAATGAAGATGTCAAAGAAGCTAAGGATAAATATTCTAATCAAGAAATGTCTTATTTACTTCAACGATTAGAAAAATTTGACGGAATAGTCATTTTAGCAAGCAATGTGAAAGATATTAGAAGTCATGTCGACAAAGCAATGATGAGAAGAATATCCCACATTATGGAATTCCCATTCCCTTTAGAATCGGAGAGAAAAATATTATGGGAAAAAGCTTTACCTCCAGGATTCAACTATGATGAAAATGTTTTAGAAACCGTTTCTAGAAATTATCAACTATCTGGAGCAAATATCGCTTCAGTAATATCTAATACACTATTAGAGGCAATACATAAAGACACTAATTGCATCACCCTAGAATTAATTAAGCCTATTATTCAAAGAGAATTTTATAAAAGAGATTCTAGGTTTATGGAATGTCCTGATAATTCACCAGGAGCAATACTTATGGAACAACGTCTAGGAAGAGATGCGGTTCATAATGGTAGAAGAATGTAATTAAAATGAGGGCGAACATAATTCGCCCTCTTGCATTTCTCAGCTTGTCTCTAATTTTATAGCTATTCTAAACCTATCATTCACACTATTTCAAACTAAATTTGTATTTATTCTAGGAATAAAACATTGACTTCTCTCCTCTCCCAAGACCTCCTTCAAAAGCTCAATCGCCTTTCCTGTCCGAGCATTCACCGACTCCTTCTTCTTATATTGCACTTTGTTATTTTCCCATACCGCAGCTACACTTATCGTCTCCGTTATCAACCATGGATCGGATGGCTTAGTGTATTCGTAAATTTCGCAGTGTTTTGTCTTCATTAAAGAAGGAAAGGGCAATATCACATTACATTGATACGTTGGCTTCTTGTAGATCGCATGTATTCGAATCCCTTCTTTTACTAAATCTCTTCTTACGGTAAAATAAGCTTTACCTCCTTGCTTTAATAACATAGAAACCTCTGCCAAGACTTTGGATTGATCAGTCTTTTCTAAAACATTTAAAACATAATGACAAATGATTGTTTCATATTTCTTGATTGGAAAAACAGGTGAAAAATGAGGGTCATATTGATCCACTTTCAAACCTTTATCATTCAACTCTTGAGTATCTTTTCCATGCCCTGCTCCAAAGTCAAGGACATCTCCTATTAAAAATCCTTTTTCTAATAAAAAACGTGAGGGAAAAGAGATACTTTTACGATGAATAGCCGTAAGTTCGGGATAATGTTTAACTGTTGTATTTTCTAGCATAATGAATCGTTTGAGTAGTAATAGTAATGAGGCTTTCCAACTGATCAGCCATATTTTACAGAAAGATAGTAAATCTTCGTCTTACAAATTAGCTTTACTCAGAGGAATAATAGAAATACTCACTGAAAATCAAGCCTTAGTCTATGAAAAAGAAGATTACTGTTATATTCCTTTAGGTCCACTTACAGAAAAATGGTTATTCTATTATTTTCCTTTTGTCTATCATGAGGTACATCAAAACTCAGGAAAACCCATTGTCTTCTATCAATCCTTAAAAGAATTACAACAATGTTATAAAGGGGAATTGTTAGACATTGAAAAAAATATCCTTAGAGACATCAAAAATGGCTTCCAAAATCCAAACAAAAGACAAAAATACCACACTTGTATTCATGAAATAGCTCAATGTATTTACAAAAACCCTATGAGATATACATTGAATCAGTATTTCAAAGGTGAATATCAATTTTATCAAAAAAGAAAATCTATTCCATCTTTAAAAAAATTAAATGTGAATCAAGAATTTTTTAGAAATGACATTCATATTCATTTAGGTTATATCGCTTTTAGAGCAGAAGTCAGACATGGATTAGAACTTTTCGGTTCATTCCTAATTGGAGAAAATTCAATAATCAATAACTGGGCAGACTTAACACTTAATTTCAAGAAAAATAAAACACTGCCTTTCGATAAAAATGAGATCGTTGAGTTTCTCTATCGCTCCAATAATATTAGAAGTGTTAACCCTCCAAGAAGTTATTATGAAAATGTCCAAAGCAAAGGAAAACTATTCTGTTTGTGGACTCTCAAACCTCTAAAAGGAAATTTTGAAACCGACCATATCATCCCATGGTCATTTTGGAAAAACAATGATATATGGAACCTTATCCCCTCTCAGAAAGATATCAATAACAACAAAAGAGCTAAAATCCCTACTGTAAAATTACTCCTCTCCCGAAAAGAAGAACTTATCAATATTTGGCAACAAACTCATACTGAATACAAAGAGCAATTTGAAAGAGAAATAGCGCTTACATTGAATATTCCTAAGCAAGACTTTTCTTATGAGAAAATCTTTGAGACGTTGATTGAAAAAGTAAAGTATTTGATTGATGAGTTGGGTATGGAGGAATGGAAAGGAAAATAATTACGACAAACAAAACTCCCTAACTCTCTCAACCACCCCACCAACAAACTTCCCCAAATCCTCATCCACACCAATCTGCAACACCCCACATTCGACATCATTTTCCCACTTGTAATGCCCTTTATTCACTCCCAATAAACCAGGATAAATCAAAGCCACTTTCTCTGCATCAAAAAACTGGCTGTAGGCAAACATCTGACGAAGATCTGATGGATTGGGTGTATTGGATTGAATATGCTTCCATTTGGTGTCCAACACTATTTTTTGATTGTTCTCTTTATGCTCCATCAAAATATCTGGTCGCATATAAGAACGGCCTCTATCTTTTCCAACCCAAAATAATTTAGACGTTTGCCCCTTTATCTTATAATCAGTTAATTTCCTCTGTAAACTGATCAATACAAATCGCTCCCATAGTGCATTCATATCAAACATTAAGGCCAATACATCATTTCCCCCTTTGGTAAGATCGGGATGATAATTTAGTAATAGCAATCGGGCAATATCCAACGCTTTTTCATAAGGCTTCAACTTTCTGTTTAGGGCAATTTTATCGAAAGTATCATGACTTACCTTTAAATCTTTCATCTCTGGGAATGAAAATAAAGTGGCTCTAACATTAAGAGCAGGATTGTTATTGAGTTGATACACCAACTGCAAAGCCTTATACAATATCTGATGCACCTCATGTTGTTGGTCATAAACAGTATGACTCACATAAAATCGTTCTTTATGGATGATGTTTTTTTGAAGGTGTTTCGACATCATCAACTTTCCTTTTAATGCCTTTTGATTGTTTTCTGATGTTCGATATTTTTTCACCAATCCGGTACGCACCAAGTAATTGATTTCTTTGATGTACATCTCGAAATAAAGGTCTAAAAGGTAATTCCTTTTGATACTCAAATCAGCTGATGATGGTGAAGAGACACGAAATGCTCCTACAGTTTTGAGCATGCCAATGAGTACCTTACGCCAACGGTCAAAATTATTGTCCTTATCCGCTTTTGGAAGTACCTCAATAACGATATCATCTACATTGATCACCCCAACATATTCTGTTGCTTTAATACCTTTATTGACCAACGCAAAATAAGGTGTACCATTGCCATAGTAGTTTTCTAAAGCCTCCAAGTGATGCTGTGTAAACTTCACTCCATTCACCTCATTACCTAACCGAAGTGTCTGATGTTCATACAAAGAAAAAATGGTTTGCATCAGTGCTTATCTTTTGATTAATAAATCGATGGCTGTACTAAATTCCCCCGCATCCATCTTCAATGGATCCTTTAGTTCATAAACCTTTTGATTAGAATAATCGGGTTTATCTGCATCATCAATTTCAGCAAAAATGTCTTCCTCCACATTATCAATTGGTTCGAAGAAACCCTGTCCTAACACCAATGCAATTTTCAAATAATCCCCATAAAAATATTCTTGAAGAAGAGGAATAATCTCCTTCGCAAAAGCTTGTTTTAAATCGGATTCGCTCTTCACATTCAAAAAGTAACTATGTCCTATCTGATGGTCACGATCCAACAAGACTTTTATGCGTTTGTTGATCGTTTTTAAAATAATTCGAAGATCATAGCCATCAGGTTGCTCTTTTAATAATTCCGGTTTAGGCATCATTTCCTCAAACACAAATCGTCTACGAAGTGCAGTATCTAAAGCTTCCACAGATCGATCGGCCGTATTCATTGTCCCGATAATATGAAGATTGTTCGGTACCCCAAACGACTCTTTACTGTAAGGTAATTTTACCTTTAATTCCTCCTCATTACCCAAACGTTTGCTTTCTTCTAATAAGGTAATGAGTTCACCAAAGATGGCAGAGACATTACCTCGATTGATTTCGTCTATGATGAGGACGTGTTTTTTGGGTTCTAATTTTTCTCTCTTAGCAAATGTATCTTTTAAAACATCAATTTTAACATCTGCTTTTTTAAACTTATAAATAGTTTGTTGTGAAATATTTTTAGTGATAAATCTGGATGGATCTATATTTAAATCTGTGGCTAACCAATCTACTTTTCTAAAATGAAAATGATCAATATCTGTTGAATCATCATAGTAATAATCACTAGAAATTACACCAATTGCATCGATAATAAAGTTACCCAAAGTGACAATTACAATGTCTCCTATTTTCATATTCAAAAATCTGAATGCTGCATTAGCATGAAATTTTGAATTGTCTAAGGTTTCCCGTCTTTTCTCTTCAAATGTTGCTTTAAATGTAGTCCAATCTTTTATTTGTGAAAATTCATTTAAAGAAACAGATCCACCATACCCTAAGCTAATTGTCCCATTTTCTATGTTCCAATCATGCATTTCTTTTCGGTGTTTACCACCAATTGACATTTTATAATAATCTACATTATCAAAATCAATTTGGTTATTATTCTTAATCTCAATCTTTTTAGCTGAAGAACATACTCTTTTGAATATTCCATCTTCAACATCATAATATACTTGATCGTCGTTGTTTACTTTCGGTTTTATGCCTTCTACAAAGTCTTCATAACTCATACTTTGATGAAAAGTAGTAAAGACAATTTGAGAATTATCTACTAAATCATTAAACCTTTGTTTAGCCTCTCCATTTTCTCTTTCTAATTCTGTTGGTGCTTTTCCTTCAATTATTTCTAGTGCTTTATTTATAGTGTTGTAAGTTTTTCCGGTACCTGGAGGGCCGAATAAAATTTGATTAAGATGTTGTTTGTCCACTTTATTATAAGAATTCATTATTTCAGAACTTTCTTCAATTACTAATCTAGTATCATATAAATCCCATAGTTTTTGAGAAAAGGAATAAAATTCCTCATGATCTTGTTTTAATGACATTAGAAATTTATAGGCATTAGCAAACGAAAATTTCCCTTCATATCCTTTTTCATTAATGATAAACTTTATTGCTTCTTCTTTGAAAAAATTGGGTATGTTATAATTACTATATAAATGAGCAATTTTCCATTTATATGCATTACCTATATCTATATTTTCAATTTTTTCAAGATCATTACTAATTGCATATTTTGCTATCCCAATTATTAAATTTTTGACTTTTATAAATGCTTCATCTTTTGTATTTCCATATTTATCCACCCATGAATAAACCCCATCAGTTTTTCGATAACCAGTTACTTCATTTTCTAAATTATTTCTTTTAAAAATACCGAATTTATATGATGATCCACCCCATATGCTACCTACTTCAGATGTAATTGCTTCTAACCAATAACAGAAAGAGTTTTTTTCTAAGTTTGTATATTCTTCAATTTTTAAATTTTCTAATCTATTTATTGGCCACTCTTTCAAAAAGTCTTCTTTTAATTTTCGACGTATTTGTAAATCCATGTGTTTATTTTGAATTAAATTATTGCTTAAATCTCAATTTAAATTATAGACGATTCCATTTCAAACATTCATCATAAAATCCGTTCAACTCTTCTTTAAGATCACCTTCTTCAAATTGATCAATCCAATCTTCATAAGTTAAGATTCCTATATTACAACGGTCAACTCTATCAAGAAGAATTGTATCTTCTTTTACTTCAGAAATTTGAAACCTATTTCGTATCTGAGATTTAATTACTTCTTTATCTAATTTATCTTTTATCTTATGATGAATAGCCATTGATTTAGGAGCCGTAACTATAAAGAAGTTATTAGTTTCTAGATCTATACAATTATGTACAATACATGCTATATTTCTACTCGCCTGATTATAATTTGAAGCATTTGTTGTTCCCTTGCTTAAATTGCTTTTCATTTTTGCTTCTATAATTCCAAAAATTGAAGCCTCCTCTTCTACTCTTATCTCTCCCCTGGTTTCATAATCGATTTTAAAATCACCAAGTGCCATATCAGCATGAGTATATCCTTCACGATTTTTTTCTGCATTTATAAATGGACTAGAAATTAAACCTTCGGATGTGGCATTTTTGATTTTACCAAAATCAATTAGGCCTTCAATATTTAAATTTTCTTGCATTGAATAGTGAACTAAGAATCTAGTCATCCACCCTTCATTGTAAATTTCTGTAGGATTGATAAAAGGAATACTTGATTTTGTTGAAATGGAATTAATTGAGGAGGTGAATAGGTGGAGAAGGTTTTTCATTTTAATTGTTTAGTTTGTTTTAGGCTTAATTTCGCTTAAAAGTAATAATAAATTCTTTAAAGTTTCTTCTCTCTTATCTTTCAAATCACACTCCCAAATTGTAATTACATTCCATCCTATTTCATTCAGTTTGTGTGTATTTAGGATATCGTTTGCTTTATTTCTACTAATTTTCCATTTCCAAAAATCAACATTTGTTTTAGGCAACCTGTAATACTTACAGCCTTTGTGTCCATGCCAAAAGCAACCATTGACATTAATAACAGACTTATACTTAGCTAAAACTACATCTGGTTTACCAGGTAATATCTCTTTTTTATACTTCCCATGTAAACGAAAACGAATCCCCTGCCCATGTAAATACTTTCTCAAAATAATTTCAGGTTTTGTATCCTTACTCTTTATTTGAGACATATTGTAGGAGCGTTTAGATTCGTTTAATATATTCATTATAATGAATGATTTTGGCTAATGTATAATTCAAATGAAATAACTATTTTCACGTTAATTCATTATAATCGTAATTATTAATACCCATGCCAATAAACTTTACCGAAATCAATAATTTAATAGAAGAAAAAAATATTTTCAATATTATTAATTTAGTTGATAAATTATTTAAAAATCATTCAGAAGTCAATGTAAATATTTTAAAAGAGCATTTAAATAATGCAAAGCATAAAGAATACATTTTTAGACTATTAGATGAAAAGTATTTACTAAGAAAAAAGAATGATTTTAATAAGTCAGATATTATCAAAAAGGATCAATTAAAATTAAGTCGTATTGATTTAATTTTTGAAATTGTAAAAGAAGATAATTTAGATAAGCTTGAAAATTTGGTTTTACAATATCATAAGCAATACCAAATTGAGTCTGAAACTCATTTAAATAGATTATTTTCTGAATCTTCGCTTTTCTTAGAAATAAAAAAAATATGTTTAGATAATAATCTAATTAGACAGAATGTAGTAATGACTAATGAAAATGTATCTAAAGAAGATTTGCTACTTAATATAAAAAATAAGAAGAGTATATTAGAAGTAAGAGATGCAGTATTAACATTCAACAAACTTTACCCAATAACTTCAAGATTAGAATTAGATAACTTATTTTACGGAACACAATACCATGATTACATTTTAGAGTTAGCAGCTCTTTATAAATTCTACGAAGAAAGTGATTTAGGATCTCAAGATACAGTTCAGAATCATTATATACCTCCCCAATCTGATAAACAAAATAGTATTAATAAAATAAATACTTCTAGAAGCGAATACGAGATAAAAAATCTATTATATGATTTCAATGAAAAATATCCTCTTAAAAGTATCGATGAGGTTAAAACTTTATTTAGTAAAGCAATTAACTATGATTATATCATCAATTGTATTAAATTCTACAGCATTGATAAACAGTTTATAAACCAAAATAGCAATCATGATAAACTAATTACTCAAATTAAAGTAAGTACAAATAAGTTTAAAGTTGAAAAGTTATTAAATCAATATTTAAGTACATCAGAGTCATTTACAGAAGATGAATTAAATATTCAATTTAAAAGTGCATTTTATGCCTCTTATATTAGTGCACTTATCAAAGAGAAATTTGAAAAAAGTAAAATAATAATCGATGAACAAATTGATTTAGATTATTCTAAAATAGATAAAGAAACTTTAATTTCTAGAATAAACACTGAAGAAGATATTAATATCCTAATTGAACTTTTAGATAATTATGTTGAAAGATTTAATATTAAATCCAAACAAGAAATCACAGATAATTTTTCCGATGGAGTTAATTATGAAGAAATATTAAACATATTAGCCGATTTAGATATAGAATTTGAAGAAGAAACATTTATTGAAACTGAAGTAAAACCAAACTTAACTTCATTAGAGCTATATTCATTGATATCAAATGAAAAGAACCTAAACAGATGTATTGAATATTTAGAAGAGTATTTGAAAAAAAATAAAGATTCAAGTCATGAAATGATTATTTCAAATTTTGAAAATGCTTATTACCATAAAGAGATTCAAGAGTATTTGAGAAAAATAAATTACAATACTAACCCAGAAATAAAGGAACCTTTATTTAAGTCTAATTATCTCAAAAATATTTATAAACAAATAACAAACGATAAACAATTAACAACTCTCACTTTACTTAAAATTCATTTTCATGATGAAATTGAATTTTATAAATTAGATTATTGGATTGAACAACCTCTATTTTCAGAATATTTTCACCCGAAACTACAAATAGATATAGTAGATAGTTTTGTGACTTATCAAAGCACCTCAAAATTCTTAATTGAGAAAATTTATGATTCTAAAAAATTACAAAATATTGATCTTTCTGACAAAAGAGGTTACGGAATAGGAATGAAAAACCTCTTTTTTGATAACCATTTTTATCTTGATGAAACTATTGAAAATATTCTTTTTGAATTAAAACCATTATTAGATTTAAAAAAATGAATGA includes the following:
- a CDS encoding methyltransferase domain-containing protein translates to MLENTTVKHYPELTAIHRKSISFPSRFLLEKGFLIGDVLDFGAGHGKDTQELNDKGLKVDQYDPHFSPVFPIKKYETIICHYVLNVLEKTDQSKVLAEVSMLLKQGGKAYFTVRRDLVKEGIRIHAIYKKPTYQCNVILPFPSLMKTKHCEIYEYTKPSDPWLITETISVAAVWENNKVQYKKKESVNARTGKAIELLKEVLGEERSQCFIPRINTNLV
- a CDS encoding HNH endonuclease domain-containing protein; the protein is MNRLSSNSNEAFQLISHILQKDSKSSSYKLALLRGIIEILTENQALVYEKEDYCYIPLGPLTEKWLFYYFPFVYHEVHQNSGKPIVFYQSLKELQQCYKGELLDIEKNILRDIKNGFQNPNKRQKYHTCIHEIAQCIYKNPMRYTLNQYFKGEYQFYQKRKSIPSLKKLNVNQEFFRNDIHIHLGYIAFRAEVRHGLELFGSFLIGENSIINNWADLTLNFKKNKTLPFDKNEIVEFLYRSNNIRSVNPPRSYYENVQSKGKLFCLWTLKPLKGNFETDHIIPWSFWKNNDIWNLIPSQKDINNNKRAKIPTVKLLLSRKEELINIWQQTHTEYKEQFEREIALTLNIPKQDFSYEKIFETLIEKVKYLIDELGMEEWKGK
- a CDS encoding McrC family protein translates to MQTIFSLYEHQTLRLGNEVNGVKFTQHHLEALENYYGNGTPYFALVNKGIKATEYVGVINVDDIVIEVLPKADKDNNFDRWRKVLIGMLKTVGAFRVSSPSSADLSIKRNYLLDLYFEMYIKEINYLVRTGLVKKYRTSENNQKALKGKLMMSKHLQKNIIHKERFYVSHTVYDQQHEVHQILYKALQLVYQLNNNPALNVRATLFSFPEMKDLKVSHDTFDKIALNRKLKPYEKALDIARLLLLNYHPDLTKGGNDVLALMFDMNALWERFVLISLQRKLTDYKIKGQTSKLFWVGKDRGRSYMRPDILMEHKENNQKIVLDTKWKHIQSNTPNPSDLRQMFAYSQFFDAEKVALIYPGLLGVNKGHYKWENDVECGVLQIGVDEDLGKFVGGVVERVREFCLS
- a CDS encoding AAA family ATPase; the encoded protein is MDLQIRRKLKEDFLKEWPINRLENLKIEEYTNLEKNSFCYWLEAITSEVGSIWGGSSYKFGIFKRNNLENEVTGYRKTDGVYSWVDKYGNTKDEAFIKVKNLIIGIAKYAISNDLEKIENIDIGNAYKWKIAHLYSNYNIPNFFKEEAIKFIINEKGYEGKFSFANAYKFLMSLKQDHEEFYSFSQKLWDLYDTRLVIEESSEIMNSYNKVDKQHLNQILFGPPGTGKTYNTINKALEIIEGKAPTELERENGEAKQRFNDLVDNSQIVFTTFHQSMSYEDFVEGIKPKVNNDDQVYYDVEDGIFKRVCSSAKKIEIKNNNQIDFDNVDYYKMSIGGKHRKEMHDWNIENGTISLGYGGSVSLNEFSQIKDWTTFKATFEEKRRETLDNSKFHANAAFRFLNMKIGDIVIVTLGNFIIDAIGVISSDYYYDDSTDIDHFHFRKVDWLATDLNIDPSRFITKNISQQTIYKFKKADVKIDVLKDTFAKREKLEPKKHVLIIDEINRGNVSAIFGELITLLEESKRLGNEEELKVKLPYSKESFGVPNNLHIIGTMNTADRSVEALDTALRRRFVFEEMMPKPELLKEQPDGYDLRIILKTINKRIKVLLDRDHQIGHSYFLNVKSESDLKQAFAKEIIPLLQEYFYGDYLKIALVLGQGFFEPIDNVEEDIFAEIDDADKPDYSNQKVYELKDPLKMDAGEFSTAIDLLIKR
- a CDS encoding very short patch repair endonuclease — encoded protein: MNILNESKRSYNMSQIKSKDTKPEIILRKYLHGQGIRFRLHGKYKKEILPGKPDVVLAKYKSVINVNGCFWHGHKGCKYYRLPKTNVDFWKWKISRNKANDILNTHKLNEIGWNVITIWECDLKDKREETLKNLLLLLSEIKPKTN